The nucleotide sequence CTTCCAGCAGCAAGCGCTCCTGACTCTTCAAGGTGCTCACGCAGGCATCTGGTTTCATCGCCTCTCCAAAATTCTTTACTGTTGACCAATGCTTCCGCATCCCGTCTGGCCGTTTCAAGCGCCCGGTAATCGTGGACAAGGTCTGCCATTTTAAACTCCGGCACACCGCTTTGCTTGCGGCCAAAAAAATCGCCAGGTCCGCGCAGCTGTAAATCCTTCTCAGCCAAAACAAAGCCGTCATTGGTTTCCGTCATGGAAGCCATGCGCTCTTTTCCGATTTCGGTTTTCGGATCCGCCAGCAGGACACAATATGACTGGTCACTGCCGCGCCCAACCCGGCCCCTCAATTGATGAAGCTGGGACAAACCGAACCGCTCGGCGTCATAAATCAGCATGAACGTCGCATTCGGCACATTGACGCCGACTTCGACAACCGTAGTGGAAACCAGAACGTCTATCTCGCCTTCGGTGAACGAACGCATCGTTCCTTCTTTTTCATCGGAAGACAGCCTTCCATGCATCAAGCCGACCGTGTGCTTGCCGTGAAAATAAGTTGATAACTGCTGGAACAGATCAACTGCATTCTGATAATCCAGTTTGTCGGATTCCTCGATCAACGGGCAGATGACATATGCCTGCCGCCCAGCAGCCAGCTCTTTTTCCATACGGCTGACGATCTTGCCGAACATATCCTTTTTCATCCAGAACGTTTGAATTTCTTTTCGCCCGACCGGCATTTCGTCAATCACGGATACATCCATTTCTCCAAAAGCTGAAATCGCCAATGTCCGCGGAATTGGTGTAGCGGTCATGAACAGGACATCCGGATTGTACCCCTTGTCTTTCAAAACCCGGCGCTGATCCACGCCAAAACGGTGCTGCTCGTCGGTAATGACAAGCCCAAGCTTCTTGAACCGGACATCCGGCTGAATCAGGGCATGGGTACCGATTAAAATATCAATTTCGCCAGCCGCCAGCTGTTCCTGGATCAGCTGGCGTTTTTTGCCTTTAATAGATCCGGTCAGCAAAGCAATATTCACGGCTAAAGGCTGGAACCATTCTGCCAAAGTATTGGCATGCTGCTCCGCCAGGATTTCTGTCGGAGCCATCAACGCGCCTTGCTGTCCAGCAGTTACAGCCGCATACAACGAAATTGCTGCGACAACGGTTTTCCCCGACCCCACATCGCCCTGCAACAGGCGGTTCATGCGGAAAGGCTCTTTTAAATCCCTGCAGATTTCATTGACCACCCGTTTTTGGGCATCGGTCAAATCAAACGGCAAGGTCTCAATAAATTGTTTTAAGCGGTCCAAGTCATAATCAATGAATGAACCGCCTTCCTCTTCACGGGTCTTTTTGCGCAAGGCCTGCATCTTTAATTGGAACATCAAAAGCTCTTCGTAAACAAAACGGCGCCTTGCCTGTTTCAACGCTTCCCCATCTGTCGGAAAATGAACCCATTCCAATGCATCTTCGATGGCTGGCAAATGGTATTTGGTCAGGAATCGTTCAGGCAGGCAGTCTTCCAAATCGCCTTTTGCCAGATCAAGCGCTTGCCGCATCAGTTTCCGGAAAGTTTTTTGGAAAATACTTCCTTTCAAACTATAAACCGGTTCAAAGTCGACTCCGTCTGTGCGTGGGCCGATGGTATGGTTGGACACTGTTATGACTTGGCGCCCACGGTCCCATTTACCGGTCAAGGTCACTACTTCACTGATCCGCAGCTTCGCTTTTACGTAGGGCTGGTTAAAGAAAATCGCTTTGATCAGATGGCGGCCGACCATCACTTGCACGGTCGTGCGTGATTTGTTTTTCCCTAAAAAAAGGACGGAAGGTTCACTTTCGACCCTTCCCTCCACAGTCACCCGTTCATTATGCGGCGTATCTGCCAAGTCCTTCAGCTGAAAATCTTCATGGCGGTAAGGAAAAGTCATGATCAAGTCATGAATCGTCTCGATTTTCATTTCCTGTAAAGTTTCAGCTGCTTGTTTTCCTACTCCTTTTAAAACGGAGACAGGATCTTTACTGCCCACTGCCAACCACGGCTCCGCCAAAGATTTTTGCTTCCAGCCATTTTCCGGTTGGAGTAGCGGCAAGTCCGCCTTTTGCCGTTTCTCTTAAAGCACTCGGCATCGATTGCCCGATTTCGTACATCGCACTGATTACTTCATCGCAAGGAATGCGGCTTGTAACGCCTGCCAACGCCATATCAGCAGCTACAACTGAGTTGGCCGCCCCCATCGCATTTCGTTTAACGCAGGGCACTTCCACGAGGCCCGCAACCGGGTCGCATACCAAGCCGAGCATATTTTTCATTGTGATGGCAAATGCTTCGGAACTTTGTTGAGGCGTCCCACCCGCCATTTCTACGATGGCTGCTGCAGCCATTGCGGCTGCTGATCCGACTTCCGCCTGGCATCCGCCGGCAGCTCCTGAAATTGAGGCATTGTTGGCAACGACAAATCCGAAAGCTCCCGCCGTAAACAAATAACGGATCATTTGCTCGCGCGTCGGGTTCAGTTTGTTTTGAACCGCAAACAATGTACCGGGCACGACACCGGCAGATCCGGCAGTCGGTGTAGCACAGATTGTACCCATGGCAGCGTTTACTTCATTCGTCGCAACAGCTTTGCTGACCGCATCCAAAAGCAAATCTCCGGACAAGGAATTTCCAGACTCCATGTATTTTTGAAGAAGGACGGCATCGCCTCCTGTTAAACCGGAAACCGAATGTACGCCTTTTAAGCCTTTTTCAACCGCTTCCTCCATGACTGTCAAGTTGCGGTCCATCTGTTTCATGACTTCTTCACGTGGCCGGTCGGTGATCATGATCTCCTGTTCAATCATAATTTCCGAGATCAGCTTGTTTTCCTTCTCAGCGCGTTCAACCAGTTCTCTTACATTGTGAAATAATGGTTCCACTGTATATTCCCCTTTCTCAATCAGCGATCCGCGTCACTTGAGTAATGTTAGGAAGCTCAGCTAGCTCATCCATCACTTCTTTATCGACGTTTTGATCCACTTCTATTACCATAAGCGCCATACGCCCTTTTTCCTTGCGGGAAACTTCCATATGGCCGATATTGATGTCGTATTTGTATAAGCAGTTCGCCACGTTGGCAATGCACCCTGAACGGTCATCATGGACCACTAGGATTGCTGGATGTTCCCCTGACAAACGCAGCGGGAAACCGTTCAATTCCGTGATTTCGATTTTCCCTCCGCCAATGGAAATGCCCATCAGCGACATTTCAGCTTGGTCATCGCCAAGAACAATTCTTGCCGTGTTTGGGTGTTCAACATGCCCTGTTTCAGGGATGAATTCAAATTCCATACCCACTTTTTGCGCTTCTTCAAATGAGGTTTTGATGCGCTCATCGAATGTATCGTAGTCAAGCAGACCTCCCACAATGGCGACGTCTGTGCTATGTCCTTTATATGTTTCGGCGAACGAACCGTATAAATGGATTTTTGCCCATTTTGGCTGGCGCCCGAATAAATCTCTCGCTACTCTTCCAATACGTGCCGCTCCCGCGGTGTGTGAAGAAGAGGGACCAATCATGACCGGCCCTATGATATCAAAAACAGATTTGAACTTCATTGCCCAAACCCCTTCCCTTCAGTACTTGAATCTTATTTTACATGATATTGCCACAATTAACAAAAATAAAAGGCGCATGCCGGAGCATGCGCCTTTTCCAGGCTGTCTAGAAACATTCCATTCTCTAAGCCATTTCGCTCCAAGTGGACGCTTTCCGCGGGCACGGCTTCAGCCGCTTCCTTCACTGCGCTCCGTCCAGGGTCTTCAGCTCGTGCTGATTCCGCAGGAGTCGCCACTTTCCGCTACAATCCGTTCACTTTTTTCATAAAGTTCTCTTTTTATCAGAAAGAGTGGATGAGTATGCATGCTTTTTATTCACAGTTCACTGTCGATATGGAGCAAACCAGCGGAGACGCCTGCGGGAAAGCGAGACAGCCGAGACCCCGCAAGACGCGAAGCGGCTGAGGAGGCTTGGCGCTCGCCCGCGGCAAGCGCAGCTGGGTTGCGTAATATCGGAGATATTCTAAGGGGAATTCTTCTATATCTTTCTCAACAAGCTGTAAAAGGCGCATGCCGGAGCATGCGCCTTTTCTTTATTATTCAACTGATAAAATATAAGGGTAAAGCGGCTGTTTGCCATTGTGGATTTCGACTTCCACTTCTTCATTTAATGTTTCGATGAAGCCAGCAAGTTTTTCAGCATCCGCTTCCGTCACGTCTTCTCCGTAAAGGATCGTTACGATTTCGGCTTCTTCATCTACCAATTTTTTCACCAATTCTTCTGTCACCCGTTCCAGGCTTGTGTCAGAAATGACAATCTTGCCTTCGGAAATGCCCATGAAGTCATCTTTCTTGATTTCAACGCCGTCAATGGCTGTGTCGCGGACTGCAAATGTTACAGAGCCGGTTTTCACTTGCTTCGAGGCTTGAGTCATTGTTTTGTGGTTGTCTTCAACAGAAGCGCCCGGATTGAATGCCAGTAAAGCGGCCATTCCTTGCGGTACATCTTTTGTCGGCACTACGGCTGCTTCAATTTCAAGTAGTTCTGCTGCTTGCTCCGCTGCCATGATGATGTTTTTATTGTTCGGAAGAATCAGTACGCGTTCCGCTTCAATCGACTTGACGGCATTGACGATGTCTTCTGTAGACGGGTTCATCGTCTGTCCGCCTTCAATGACGTACGATGCGCCGATGCTGCGCAATAAATCTGCGATGCCTTCGCCCATGGCCACGGTTACTACAGCGTAAGGATGCTTCGGCGTTTCTTTCGGTGCATCTTTGTGGAAGTCTTCTCCTACAATGTCGATGTGCTGCTGGCGCATATTTTCAATTTTCATCGAAATCAAGCTGCCGTAATTTTGGCCATATGTAAGTACTTTGCCTGGCTCTTCGGAGTGGATGTGGATCTTGGCAATTTCCTCATCTGAAATGACAAGCAAAGAATCGCCATAAGCGCTCAAGTCTGTGCGGAATTCAGCTTCGTTGAATTCTTTTTTTCCTGATTCGAACTTAACCATGAATTCTGTGCAATACCCGAATTCAATATCTGCCGTATCCATAAAACCGGCAATATTCTTATGGTGCTCTGCACTGACCAGGTCGTCCATTGTATTATGGGCATGCTTTTCTGGTAGCGCTTCCCCTTTTAAGCTCGCCAAAAAACCTTCATAGACATAAACGAGCCCCTGGCCGCCGCTGTCCACCACTCCAACTTCTTTCAATACCGGAAGAAGGTCCGGTGTGCGTTCCAATGAAGCTTTGGCTTCTTCTACAACCGCTTCGAACAAAACAATAATGTCTTCCTCTGTTTTGGCCAGTTCCATGCCTTTGGCAGCTGCATCTTTCGCTACTGTCAGAATCGTTCCCTCTACCGGCTTCATCACCGCTTTATAAGCTGTTTCGACGCCGTGTTGAAGCGCTTCCGCGAGTTTCGCCGCAGACAGCTCGGATTCATTTGCAATGTATTTGCCAAATCCACGGAATAATTGAGACAAAATAACGCCAGAATTTCCGCGCGCGCCCATTAATAGTCCTTTAGACAAAGCCCCTGCGGTTTTGCCGACATGCTCTTGTGCATTCGCTTTTGTTTCTTTTGCACCTGATGTCATTGATAAGTTCATATTCGTTCCAGTATCGCCATCCGGCACTGGAAAAACGTTCAATGCATCAACATAATCCGCATTCTGATACAAATGGTGAGATCCCATTTCCACCATATCCGCGAACTGATTTCCATTTAATGACTTCATAGCCGTTTCTTCCTCCTCATACTACGGGTTCGTGACTCGAACTCCCTGAACGTAAATGTTGACCGCTTTGACTGGCATGCCAAGGGTCTTCGTAATGGTATATTTTACTTTGGATTGGACTTGATAAGCAACTTCGGAAATTTTTGTTCCATAGCTGATAATGACATACATATCGATAATCAGGTCTTTATCTTCCTGGCGAACGATAACGCCTTTAGCGAAATTCTCTTTGCGCAAAATATCTGTTAACCCGTCTCTGATTTGATGTTTAGTAGCCATTCCTACAATTCCGTAACATTCAATGGCTGCCCCGCCTGCAATCTGAGCGATTACATCATTGGAAATATCGATTTGGCCGTATTCGTTTTTTAATTCAATCGACATTAAGAATTCCTCCTTGAGTCCTATTTCACTCTTTTCATTCTACATGAAACCATTATACCTGAAAAGGCGCTGTTTGGGTGTAAAGGCTTTTTTCTTGAAAGACATGTGAAAATTAGTTGCAATGCCTAAATGTCTATGGTAAATTATTAAAGTATGTGAAACGAAAAACGAACTGAAATTCTATTATAATTTTCAGCTTCACTTGTGAGGAGGGACTTACATGCCTAAAGTATGTGCAGTTAGTGGACGCAAAGCTCGTGCAGGAAACAACCGTTCGCACGCGATGAATTCGAGCAAACGTACATGGGGAGCAAACCTTCAAAAAGTTCGTATCCTTGTAGACGGTAAACCGAAACGTGTATGGGTTTCTGCGAGAGCATTGAAATCAGGAAAAGTTGAGCGCGTATAATCGCTCATGGATAATGCCAGGTCTGACATTCGTCGGCCTGGCATTTTTTCATGATCAATTTACAAACTTCTTTAAGAAGAGCTTAAAGCGCATTTTCGCTTCACTGATAAATCGAATAAAATCAGCAAACAAAAAGAGATTCCAGATGATATATTCTGGAATCTCTTTTTGTATTGTTTCATTTAAAAATGCAGGCTTCCATTTTGCTTTCCTACCGGTCCGAGCTCTCAATCACAATGCAGCTGCCGCTTGCAAAGGAAACAGATCCTTCTGCTTCCAGTTCATTGCTGATAAAACGTGTGGAGCCGAACGGAATCACTTCATCGTCCACTTCGTACTTGAAGTTTTCCAATTTAAAGCCTTGGACTTCCTGTGCAAAAGGATAAAACGAAATGTACCGGTATGCCGCATCTGGCTGGATCCGGTGAACGCCTGGAGCCAAAAAACGGATGCGGTTTTGCCGGTTGACCAGCACGAAGCCGGTATCCGGAAATTTCTCCTGGTATTTATAGATGGCATGAAGAGCGCTCATGTAATGGTCCAAGCGGCCGCCGGTCACACCGGTCACAATGACTGTTTCGGGTGAAAAATCCATCGCTTTTTCCAGGGCCAGTTCTGTATCGGTTTCATCTTTTTCAGCTGCTGCGCGGTTCAGTTCCGGAAAAAGCATTTCAATTTTTGCCATTTCCGTTGCCGACACCGAATCAAAGTCGCCTACCGCTGCTGCGGGCTGAATGCCCTGCTCCAGCAGCACGATGGTTCCGGCATCCACTCCGATGTACACAGCAGAAGGCCACAAGGAAAAATCGGGAAGCTCCTTCACAGGACCTCCGGCGGTTACAACGACAATCACACTACCGCCTCTTCTCCCGCCTGTTTGATTCCCTGCAAAGCTGCTGCACGGTCTTTTTGGCTATAAATGGCAGAGCCGGCGACAAACACATTCGCTCCGGCTTTCGCACATGGCACAATTGTTTCTTCATTGATGCCGCCGTCGATTTGTATTTCGATGTCCAATCCTCGCTCACGGATCACCTGAGACAATTGCTCAATTTTTGGAACGACGGAATGGATGAACTTCTGCCCGCCGAATCCGGGATTGACTGTCATGAACAGAACCAAATCGATGTCTTCCAGTACATGCTGGATCGTTTCAACCGGTGTATGCGGGTTTAAGACGACTCCCGGCTTAACGCCCAGTGAACGGATCAGCTGGATGGTGCGGTGAAGATGCGGGGCCGCTTCTACATGGACCGTAATGTAATCGGCGCCGGCATTGGCGAAATCTTCGATATAACGGTCGGGATTTTCAATCATCAAGTGAACGTCCAACGGAAGGTTTGTCAACGGACGGAGTGCATCTACCACAACGGCGCCAAAAGAGATATTCGGCACAAAATGGCCGTCCATTACATCAATATGGATCCAATCAGCTCCGGCTTGTTCCACTTCCAGAACTTCCTGGCCCAATTTCGAAAAATCTGCAGCTAGTATAGATGGGGCGATTTTAATCATTTGTATACCTCGGCTTTCGGCTCATTATTTCTTCTAAAAATTTCAAGTAATGCTTGTAGCGGTATTCCGGTATTTCGTTGGCTTCCACAGCTGCCTTGATGGCGCATTTCGGCTCATTCAAATGCAGGCATTCCCTGAATTTGCAGCTATTTGACCGTTCTGCCATTTCAGGGAAACAGCCTGACAATTCCTCTTTTTCAATCGTGTCGAAGTCAAAAGAACTAAAACCCGGTGTATCGGCCAGTAAGCCGTTATTCACTTCAATCAGCTCAACATGGCGGGTCGTGTGCTTGCCCCGGTTCAGCGCTTTGGAAATATCATCCGTCTTGAGCTCCAATGCAGGCAGGATCGTGTTGAGCATCGTTGATTTCCCGACACCGGACTGGCCAGCCAATACA is from Planococcus liqunii and encodes:
- a CDS encoding thiamine diphosphokinase — translated: MIVVVTAGGPVKELPDFSLWPSAVYIGVDAGTIVLLEQGIQPAAAVGDFDSVSATEMAKIEMLFPELNRAAAEKDETDTELALEKAMDFSPETVIVTGVTGGRLDHYMSALHAIYKYQEKFPDTGFVLVNRQNRIRFLAPGVHRIQPDAAYRYISFYPFAQEVQGFKLENFKYEVDDEVIPFGSTRFISNELEAEGSVSFASGSCIVIESSDR
- a CDS encoding Asp23/Gls24 family envelope stress response protein, encoding MSIELKNEYGQIDISNDVIAQIAGGAAIECYGIVGMATKHQIRDGLTDILRKENFAKGVIVRQEDKDLIIDMYVIISYGTKISEVAYQVQSKVKYTITKTLGMPVKAVNIYVQGVRVTNP
- the sdaAA gene encoding L-serine ammonia-lyase, iron-sulfur-dependent, subunit alpha, translated to MEPLFHNVRELVERAEKENKLISEIMIEQEIMITDRPREEVMKQMDRNLTVMEEAVEKGLKGVHSVSGLTGGDAVLLQKYMESGNSLSGDLLLDAVSKAVATNEVNAAMGTICATPTAGSAGVVPGTLFAVQNKLNPTREQMIRYLFTAGAFGFVVANNASISGAAGGCQAEVGSAAAMAAAAIVEMAGGTPQQSSEAFAITMKNMLGLVCDPVAGLVEVPCVKRNAMGAANSVVAADMALAGVTSRIPCDEVISAMYEIGQSMPSALRETAKGGLAATPTGKWLEAKIFGGAVVGSGQ
- a CDS encoding DAK2 domain-containing protein, whose translation is MKSLNGNQFADMVEMGSHHLYQNADYVDALNVFPVPDGDTGTNMNLSMTSGAKETKANAQEHVGKTAGALSKGLLMGARGNSGVILSQLFRGFGKYIANESELSAAKLAEALQHGVETAYKAVMKPVEGTILTVAKDAAAKGMELAKTEEDIIVLFEAVVEEAKASLERTPDLLPVLKEVGVVDSGGQGLVYVYEGFLASLKGEALPEKHAHNTMDDLVSAEHHKNIAGFMDTADIEFGYCTEFMVKFESGKKEFNEAEFRTDLSAYGDSLLVISDEEIAKIHIHSEEPGKVLTYGQNYGSLISMKIENMRQQHIDIVGEDFHKDAPKETPKHPYAVVTVAMGEGIADLLRSIGASYVIEGGQTMNPSTEDIVNAVKSIEAERVLILPNNKNIIMAAEQAAELLEIEAAVVPTKDVPQGMAALLAFNPGASVEDNHKTMTQASKQVKTGSVTFAVRDTAIDGVEIKKDDFMGISEGKIVISDTSLERVTEELVKKLVDEEAEIVTILYGEDVTEADAEKLAGFIETLNEEVEVEIHNGKQPLYPYILSVE
- the rpe gene encoding ribulose-phosphate 3-epimerase — translated: MIKIAPSILAADFSKLGQEVLEVEQAGADWIHIDVMDGHFVPNISFGAVVVDALRPLTNLPLDVHLMIENPDRYIEDFANAGADYITVHVEAAPHLHRTIQLIRSLGVKPGVVLNPHTPVETIQHVLEDIDLVLFMTVNPGFGGQKFIHSVVPKIEQLSQVIRERGLDIEIQIDGGINEETIVPCAKAGANVFVAGSAIYSQKDRAAALQGIKQAGEEAVV
- the sdaAB gene encoding L-serine ammonia-lyase, iron-sulfur-dependent subunit beta, whose protein sequence is MKFKSVFDIIGPVMIGPSSSHTAGAARIGRVARDLFGRQPKWAKIHLYGSFAETYKGHSTDVAIVGGLLDYDTFDERIKTSFEEAQKVGMEFEFIPETGHVEHPNTARIVLGDDQAEMSLMGISIGGGKIEITELNGFPLRLSGEHPAILVVHDDRSGCIANVANCLYKYDINIGHMEVSRKEKGRMALMVIEVDQNVDKEVMDELAELPNITQVTRIAD
- the rpmB gene encoding 50S ribosomal protein L28 codes for the protein MPKVCAVSGRKARAGNNRSHAMNSSKRTWGANLQKVRILVDGKPKRVWVSARALKSGKVERV
- the recG gene encoding ATP-dependent DNA helicase RecG produces the protein MGSKDPVSVLKGVGKQAAETLQEMKIETIHDLIMTFPYRHEDFQLKDLADTPHNERVTVEGRVESEPSVLFLGKNKSRTTVQVMVGRHLIKAIFFNQPYVKAKLRISEVVTLTGKWDRGRQVITVSNHTIGPRTDGVDFEPVYSLKGSIFQKTFRKLMRQALDLAKGDLEDCLPERFLTKYHLPAIEDALEWVHFPTDGEALKQARRRFVYEELLMFQLKMQALRKKTREEEGGSFIDYDLDRLKQFIETLPFDLTDAQKRVVNEICRDLKEPFRMNRLLQGDVGSGKTVVAAISLYAAVTAGQQGALMAPTEILAEQHANTLAEWFQPLAVNIALLTGSIKGKKRQLIQEQLAAGEIDILIGTHALIQPDVRFKKLGLVITDEQHRFGVDQRRVLKDKGYNPDVLFMTATPIPRTLAISAFGEMDVSVIDEMPVGRKEIQTFWMKKDMFGKIVSRMEKELAAGRQAYVICPLIEESDKLDYQNAVDLFQQLSTYFHGKHTVGLMHGRLSSDEKEGTMRSFTEGEIDVLVSTTVVEVGVNVPNATFMLIYDAERFGLSQLHQLRGRVGRGSDQSYCVLLADPKTEIGKERMASMTETNDGFVLAEKDLQLRGPGDFFGRKQSGVPEFKMADLVHDYRALETARRDAEALVNSKEFWRGDETRCLREHLEESGALAAGRLD